The following are encoded together in the Candidatus Methylomirabilis oxygeniifera genome:
- a CDS encoding protein of unknown function (Evidence 5 : No homology to any previously reported sequences), translating to MALAIGFLLLAPDPHDHGDAASLGGLLRLLLPGSSQAADPHPSHDAPQPEANGSCAIHFWHQVAATGLLFALLLRFFLSSLFSTPSFVTVLSITHLESFHGRAPPIFS from the coding sequence ATGGCCCTCGCTATCGGCTTTCTGCTGCTGGCTCCTGATCCGCACGATCATGGCGATGCCGCCTCACTCGGTGGTCTGCTTCGGCTGCTGCTACCCGGTTCGAGCCAAGCCGCTGATCCTCATCCGTCTCACGACGCGCCTCAGCCGGAGGCAAACGGGTCCTGTGCGATCCATTTCTGGCACCAAGTCGCCGCGACCGGCCTCCTCTTCGCGCTCCTGCTGCGATTCTTCCTCAGCTCACTTTTCAGCACTCCCTCATTCGTCACAGTTCTCTCCATCACACATCTCGAATCCTTTCACGGCCGCGCCCCACCTATTTTTTCCTAA
- the hsdM gene encoding Type I restriction enzyme EcoEI M protein (M.EcoEI) translates to MARRRREETSVPLTAKAQLSAATKRARDIMRKDAGLNGDLDRIPQLSWIMFLKCFDDLEQRREVTEKKYRLAIEPPYRWRDWAGNPDKGLTGESLLKFINDELFPYLRSLTGTVAGDARDVLAAVFKETYNRMLSGYLLRDVVNLVNRLNFNSSDDIHTLAHLYESMLREMRDAAGDSGEFYTPRPVIRLIVQQVNPRLGERVLDPAAGTGGFLVESYEHLKAQVKSVEDRRRLQEDTLFGIEKKPMPYLLGMMNLLLHGLDRPNLLRDNALRNPLVQITDSGARYHVIMTNPPFGGEEEKGVQDNFPDATRTSETALLFLQFIMRSLKRGGRCGMVVPNGTLFGDGVCARVKKELLEHFNLHTIVRLPNGVFAPYTSIPTNLLFFDRSGPTKEIWYYEQPLPEGRKNYTKTQPLQFEEFAPCVAWWKNREENDRAWKVSINNVLKYDKNSNLISANLDIKNPNGKRDFEHLPPEQLADDILKKEQQILEIMAEIKQTLARAG, encoded by the coding sequence ATGGCGAGACGCAGAAGAGAAGAGACCTCAGTGCCGCTGACAGCAAAGGCACAACTGTCAGCGGCTACCAAGAGAGCACGGGATATCATGCGCAAGGACGCCGGACTGAACGGCGACCTGGATCGCATTCCCCAGCTCTCCTGGATCATGTTCTTGAAATGCTTCGACGACCTTGAGCAACGTCGCGAGGTGACGGAGAAGAAGTATCGGCTCGCAATCGAGCCACCCTACCGGTGGCGTGACTGGGCAGGCAACCCGGACAAGGGACTGACAGGAGAGTCGCTTCTCAAGTTCATCAACGACGAGCTGTTCCCATATCTGCGGAGCCTCACGGGAACGGTGGCAGGGGATGCAAGAGACGTTCTGGCGGCTGTCTTCAAGGAAACCTATAACCGAATGCTTTCCGGATACCTCCTGCGGGATGTCGTGAATCTGGTCAACCGGCTCAATTTTAATTCTTCTGACGACATCCACACACTGGCCCACCTGTACGAGTCGATGCTCCGCGAGATGCGAGACGCGGCGGGGGACTCCGGCGAATTCTACACGCCCAGGCCAGTCATTCGGCTTATTGTGCAGCAGGTAAACCCTCGCCTGGGAGAGAGGGTGCTGGACCCGGCGGCGGGGACCGGCGGCTTTCTTGTGGAGTCCTACGAACACCTGAAGGCCCAGGTGAAAAGCGTGGAGGATCGACGGCGCCTTCAGGAGGATACGCTTTTCGGAATCGAAAAGAAGCCGATGCCATACCTGCTTGGGATGATGAACCTCCTGCTTCACGGCCTGGACCGCCCGAATCTGCTCCGCGACAACGCCTTGAGGAACCCGCTCGTCCAGATCACCGACAGCGGCGCACGCTATCACGTGATCATGACAAACCCACCCTTTGGTGGTGAGGAGGAGAAGGGTGTCCAGGACAACTTTCCGGATGCCACTCGCACCTCGGAAACCGCCCTCCTCTTCCTGCAATTCATCATGCGTAGTCTCAAGCGCGGGGGTCGCTGCGGTATGGTCGTCCCCAACGGCACGCTCTTCGGTGATGGCGTCTGCGCCCGCGTCAAAAAGGAGCTTCTCGAACACTTCAACCTGCACACGATCGTCCGCCTCCCCAACGGGGTCTTCGCGCCCTATACCTCTATCCCCACCAACCTGCTCTTTTTCGACCGCTCCGGTCCCACGAAGGAGATCTGGTATTACGAGCAACCGCTGCCCGAGGGCCGGAAAAACTACACGAAAACCCAGCCTCTTCAGTTTGAGGAGTTCGCTCCTTGCGTGGCCTGGTGGAAGAACCGTGAGGAGAATGACCGTGCCTGGAAGGTTTCGATCAACAATGTGCTGAAGTATGACAAGAATAGTAATCTTATCTCCGCCAACCTCGACATCAAGAACCCGAATGGCAAGCGGGACTTCGAGCATTTGCCACCGGAGCAACTGGCCGATGACATTTTGAAGAAAGAGCAGCAGATTCTAGAGATCATGGCGGAGATTAAGCAGACGCTGGCGAGGGCAGGGTGA
- a CDS encoding putative Restriction endonuclease S subunits (Evidence 3 : Function proposed based on presence of conserved amino acid motif, structural feature or limited homology) translates to MVPLARVIGHRKEFITVDDLETYKRCRVQLHAQGIVLRDIVSGSEIKTKKQQVCRAGEFLVAEIDAKVGGFGIVPDDLDGAIVSNHYFLFQIDHTVLDCRFLDFFIRTPTFRDQVAAQGSTNYAAIRPNDVLGYKISLPPLEEQWRLVARIEELAAKIEQARDLRREAVEEAGALLSAASRNLFVSDGLKAPRGRLEHFATRITKGESPEWQGFTYQELGPVFVRSENVGWGTLDLSRRTCIPEEFHHKLKRSQLQPGDVLINLVGASIGRSCVVPADLGEANVNQAVAVISPDSRQLDSNFLMHFLISAPAQTTIHSGKVETARPNISLGDLRNLILPVPPLFEQQRIVAYLDNLWAKVDALKRLQAATNPELGALLPSVLDKAFKGEL, encoded by the coding sequence ATGGTGCCGCTGGCACGAGTTATTGGGCACCGTAAGGAGTTCATAACAGTCGACGATTTGGAAACCTATAAACGATGCCGTGTGCAACTCCACGCCCAGGGTATCGTTTTGCGAGACATCGTCTCTGGTTCGGAGATCAAGACCAAGAAGCAACAGGTCTGTCGGGCAGGTGAGTTCCTAGTGGCAGAGATCGATGCCAAGGTTGGGGGTTTCGGAATCGTTCCCGATGATCTTGATGGAGCCATTGTCAGCAACCACTACTTTCTCTTCCAAATTGATCATACGGTATTGGACTGTCGATTCTTGGACTTCTTCATCCGTACGCCAACGTTTCGTGATCAGGTAGCAGCCCAAGGATCGACCAACTACGCGGCCATTCGCCCCAATGATGTGCTTGGCTACAAGATTTCACTACCTCCCCTGGAGGAGCAGTGGAGACTTGTGGCGCGGATCGAAGAACTGGCCGCCAAGATCGAGCAAGCCAGGGACCTTCGACGTGAGGCGGTGGAAGAGGCGGGAGCACTGCTCTCTGCTGCGAGCAGGAATTTATTTGTTTCGGACGGTCTCAAAGCCCCACGGGGCCGACTCGAACACTTCGCTACGCGCATTACGAAAGGCGAATCTCCTGAATGGCAGGGTTTTACGTATCAAGAGTTAGGTCCCGTGTTTGTCCGCAGTGAAAATGTCGGCTGGGGCACATTGGACCTTTCCCGGCGGACATGCATTCCTGAGGAATTTCACCATAAGTTGAAACGCTCCCAGTTACAACCAGGAGATGTCCTGATAAATCTTGTCGGTGCGTCGATCGGGCGCTCTTGCGTTGTTCCTGCAGATCTCGGGGAAGCGAATGTGAACCAAGCCGTTGCGGTTATTTCTCCAGATTCTCGGCAGCTAGACAGCAATTTTCTGATGCATTTTCTAATCAGCGCACCGGCTCAAACTACTATTCACAGCGGGAAGGTTGAGACTGCACGTCCAAACATTTCCCTGGGAGATCTTCGAAATTTGATTCTGCCGGTCCCGCCCCTCTTCGAGCAGCAGCGCATCGTCGCGTACCTGGACAACTTGTGGGCGAAGGTTGACGCTCTGAAGCGCTTGCAGGCCGCGACCAACCCTGAACTTGGCGCGTTGCTCCCTTCCGTCCTCGACAAGGCTTTCAAGGGGGAACTCTGA
- a CDS encoding conserved protein of unknown function (Evidence 4 : Homologs of previously reported genes of unknown function): MAADYTSRQGQFLAFIYYYTKVNGRPPAETDMQWYFRVTPPSVHQMVIKLEERGHIARVPGQGRSIRLLLPREQLPDLE, translated from the coding sequence GTGGCTGCTGACTACACATCACGGCAAGGGCAGTTTCTCGCCTTCATTTACTACTACACCAAGGTAAACGGGCGGCCGCCTGCCGAAACCGACATGCAGTGGTACTTCCGGGTCACGCCCCCTTCAGTGCATCAGATGGTCATCAAGCTGGAGGAGCGGGGACACATCGCTCGGGTGCCAGGACAGGGGCGATCAATACGTTTGCTGCTCCCCCGTGAACAATTACCCGACTTAGAGTAA